From the Carya illinoinensis cultivar Pawnee chromosome 4, C.illinoinensisPawnee_v1, whole genome shotgun sequence genome, one window contains:
- the LOC122307672 gene encoding protein COFACTOR ASSEMBLY OF COMPLEX C SUBUNIT B CCB2, chloroplastic-like translates to MSNLLYSNPLIQFKMKIIPAQFPAKKSTMKPASISSRLQNSQTPSNQQLNLSVLRFTLGIPGLDESYLPRWIGYGFASLLILNHFLGSDSATPTPAQLRTEAIGLSLAAFSVIIPYLGKFLKGASAADQATIPEGTEQIFVMSQNILDTKKEDLAWATYILLRNTNTIAVLISVQGALCARGYWNIPEEASRKNLLEWFEKQIERIGLKNLKDTLYFPQNSDSVLWELLPKGTRSLLVQPVLQVPKPGANQMEGIEGEGFVLLASSRGYAYSDRDKAWIGALANKFGG, encoded by the exons atgagcaACCTACTCTATTCTAATCCGTTaattcagttcaaaatgaagaTAATCCCTGCTCAGTTCCCCGCCAAAAAATCCACCATGAAACCAGCGTCAATCTCCTCTCGTCTTCAAAACTCGCAAACTCCCTCAAATCAACAACTTAACCTATCCGTTCTTCGCTTCACTCTCG GGATACCTGGGTTGGACGAGTCCTATTTACCCAGATGGATCGGGTACGGGTTCGCTTCGCTTCTCATTCTGAACCACTTCCTGGGTTCGGATTCTGCTACACCCACTCCGGCACAGCTT agAACAGAAGCTATCGGCCTTTCTTTGGCTGCATTCTCCGTTATAATCCCCTATCTTGGAAAGTTTCTTAAG GGTGCTAGTGCAGCAGATCAAGCAACTATCCCTGAAGGTACTGAGCAAATTTTTGTCATGTCACAAAACATATTGGATACTAAGAAGGAAGACTTGGCTTGGGCAACTTACATCTTGCTTCGCAATACCAACACCATTGCTGTG TTAATATCTGTTCAAGGTGCATTATGTGCACGTGGCTACTGGAATATACCAGAAGAGGCATCAAgaaaaaatttacttgaatggtttgagaaacaaattgaaaggaTTGGCCTAAAAAATCTGAAGGACACCCTTTATTTTCCTCAGAATTCAG ATTCTGTGCTTTGGGAGCTGTTACCCAAGGGGACTCGTTCTCTCCTGGTACAACCAGTGCTACAAGTTCCAAAACCTGGTGCCAATCAGATGGAAGGTATTGAAGGTGAAGGTTTTGTCCTGTTGGCTTCAAGCAGGGGCTATGCATATAGCGATAGAGATAAAGCCTGGATAGGAGCTCTTGCAAACAAATTTGGAG GATGA
- the LOC122308043 gene encoding BAG family molecular chaperone regulator 1-like, which yields MMTKTTGVGRMNGVGGAADSGGAADSGGAAEWEMRPGGMLVQKRDPDSDRNSVPAPTIRVKVKFGSTYHEIYISSQATFGELKKMLSGPTGLHHEDQKLIYKDRERNSKAFLDTAGVKDRSKIVLVEDPISQERRYLEMRRNAKKEKASKFISEISLEVDRLAGQVSAMESIINKGGKVAETDVLTLIELLMNQLLKLDGIMADGDAKLQRKMQVRRVQKYVETLDTLKIKNSKPTSNGGQTPMQHHQRQSNGQIRAPTHGQQPRQSDGQRLAPIQELQLPRWPVGHLPIHEQQQQLQHEKQSTTGVVVTTKWETFDSNPASVPLPSTSTPTSATHNSVQPKFNWEFFE from the exons ATGATGACTAAGACCACGGGGGTGGGACGAATGAATGGTGTCGGCGGTGCTGCCGATTCAGGAGGTGCTGCCGATTCAGGAGGAGCTGCCGAGTGGGAAATGAGGCCCGGAGGAATGTTAGTTCAGAAGCGAGACCCGGACTCCGATCGCAACTCGGTCCCGGCACCGACAATTAGAGTAAAGGTCAAGTTCGGGTCAACCTACCACGAAATCTATATCAGTTCTCAAGCTACCTTCG GagagttgaaaaaaatgttgtcGGGACCGACAGGGTTGCACCATGAAGATCAAAAGTTGATATacaaagatagagagagaaattcAAAGGCCTTCCTTGACACTGCTGGGGTGAAAGACCGATCAAAGATCGTGCTAGTCGAGGACCCCATTAGTCAAGAAAGAAGGTATCTTGAGATGAGACGAAATGCAAAGAAGGAGAAGGCATCGAAATTCATCTCAGAAATCAGCTTGGAGGTTGATAGGCTTGCTGGCCAG GTGTCGGCTATGGAATCCATAATCAATAAAGGTGGGAAAGTCGCGGAAACAGATGTGCTTACTTTGATTGAGCTATTGATGAATCAGTTGCTTAAATTAGACGGAATTATGGCTGATGGGGATGCGAAATTGCAGAGGAAAATGCAG GTGAGAAGAGTGCAAAAGTATGTTGAAACTCTAGACACGTTGAAGATTAAAAACTCCAAGCCCACCAGCAATGGAGGTCAAACTCCGATGCAGCATCATCAGAGGCAATCAAATGGTCAAATACGAGCACCAACGCACGGGCAGCAACCAAGGCAATCCGATGGGCAAAGACTCGCACCAATTCAAGAGCTGCAGCTGCCCCGGTGGCCGGTCGGGCATTTGCCAATTCatgagcagcagcagcagctacAACATGAGAAGCAATCGACAACAGGGGTAGTTGTTACGACCAAATGGGAGACATTCGATTCGAACCCTGCTTCAGTTCCTCTCCCTTCCACATCCACACCCACCTCAGCCACTCACAACTCAGTCCAACCCAAGTTCAATTGGGAATTCTTCGAGTAA
- the LOC122307671 gene encoding dihydrodipicolinate reductase-like protein CRR1, chloroplastic, producing the protein MAALSCPFHPKVYKSSQNIKARPSISCSMQPSQSNTKVIVNGAAKEIGRAAVIAVTRARGMEVAGAVDSHLVGEDIGKVCDMEEPLEIPIINDLTMVLGSISQSKATGVVIDFTDPSTVYDNVKQATAFGMKSVVYVPRIKPDTITALSVLCEKASMGCLVAPTLSIGSILLQQAAISASFYYNNVEIVESRASAKDLPSPDAVQIAKNLSNLGQIYNRQDISTDVLARGQVLGEDGVRVHSLVLPGLPSSTTVHFSGPGEVYCLKHDITNVQCLMPGLILAIRKVVRLKNLVYGLEKFL; encoded by the exons ATGGCGGCCTTGAGCTGCCCATTTCACCCTAAAGTATACAAGAGTTCTCAAAATATTAAAGCTAGACCTTCCATCTCTTGCTCAATGCAGCCCTCTCAAAGTAATACCAAG GTTATTGTGAATGGAGCAGCAAAAGAAATAGGAAGGGCAGCAGTAATTGCAGTTACCAGAGCTAGAGGAATGGAGGTGGCTGGTGCAGTGGATTCCCATCTTGTGGGAGAAGATATTGGGAAG GTATGTGACATGGAAGAGCCACTAGAAATTCCCATAATAAATGACCTCACCATGGTATTGGGTTCCATATCTCAG TCAAAAGCAACAGGAGTTGTCATTGATTTCACTGACCCTTCGACTGTATACGACAATGTGAAACAG GCAACAGCATTTGGGATGAAAAGTGTGGTGTACGTACCTCGAATTAAGCCTGATACCATAACTGCATTATCTGTATTATGTGAGAAAGCCAGCATG GGTTGTCTTGTTGCGCCAACTCTATCCATAGGATCTATACTTCTCCAACAGGCAGCAATATCAGCTTCCTTCTACTACAACAACGTAGAGATTGTGGAATCAAGGGCCAGTGCGAAG GATCTTCCTTCGCCAGATGCAGTCCAGATTGCCAAAAACCTCTCTAATCTTGGTCAGATCTACAACAGACAAGATATTTCAACGGACGTTCTG GCGAGGGGTCAAGTTCTAGGAGAAGATGGGGTTCGAGTACATAGCTTAGTCCTTCCAGGACTTCCTTCAAGTACAACAGTCCACTTCTCAGGCCCAGGAGAG GTATACTGCCTCAAACATGATATTACCAATGTGCAATGTCTGATGCCAGGCCTAATCTTGGCCATCAGAAAGGTTGTGCGCCTCAAG AATCTGGTGTATGGCTTGGAGAAATTTTTGTAG